Within the Bombus vancouverensis nearcticus chromosome 10, iyBomVanc1_principal, whole genome shotgun sequence genome, the region CGATTTCGTATGTTTTTTACTAAAAAACCGCAATTGATTTTTTAACAGCGAGTATATTTTGTACAGTAACGGAacatcaaatatatatataaatacacacacacacacatatatatatacattatatatatgtattttttaaaaaacgtGGAGGTGAGCCCTGTGCATCGTACCAGAAGAATCAGCTAGATTATGTAAATCTCCCATCCCTCCGACATGTCCAGTTTGCTCTGTGATTCtgtgtttaataaaaaaaaacaaagaaaaatatatatatattatgtatatgtatatatgtatatgtacatatacgcgTTTGATAAACGAGTTCAAGTAGTTTTTGCATGATCCCCGTATGAAAGTGTCCCCCATTTACTGATTGTTGTACATTATATACGTACTTTAGAACAATTTTTACATTCACATATTCATTTGTAATAGTAAACGTTATTAGATTCTTGGAAGGAAAATTGTattatggttttcaatcttATAAAGAGGTATGGTAAATTTTCATCGTTGGTTTTAATTATGTCGTTAATATGATGGCAGAATTAGGTCCACAAAAAGATTATACTATTTAGCAAATTTATCATAACACAAGGTAGAGCgacatttaataatttttagtgtatattatgatatttcgtagtttaatattataaaaaaaatttcattacatGAAATTAGATTGTACGAAAGAGTGTTAAAACAGGACTGTGTTCGAAATACTATTCTTTACGTTTGCGTATGTACCATACGCACCTCTATATTGGTTTAAATGACACCACAGTATTCAGGTCAACCTGCTCGATCGCACACGATTAATTTCGATATTGAATTTTCGCGAATGGCAATTACCTTACTATAAAGGTAAATGTCATGACTGACGTACATATGTTATTAGTTTCCGGTAAACCACCTGTCAGTGGTTAGAGCATATACCATACATGGTACTATACATGATAATATGTAGGTAGTGTTAAAACGATTGACATTCTGTCAGGAAAGGACCCTAAATTATAGGTAACTTCACTGATACTAAATTAAACAAAGTCAAGGGATatctataatattttgtaaacgtAATTTAAGTTGTATTTGGTGTGTATGTTTTCTTTAGATAAAACAGGTAGGCTTGCACTCTGACAAATGTATAGTTTTTATGCTTTTATATTAGattatttggaaaattttcAAACGGATCAGATGATTGAAGTACCTAAAATCAAATCTATATTCATTTTGAgttgttaattatattttcattagaatagaatttttatttagcGTATTTATTTCAAATCGTAGCAATTGTTCGCAAATGTTTGAAAAtcaattatttttttacaaaataatgACATTGAGatacatttaataaatatatcctaaggttaattattaaattttgtataattttatttatgtattagaaaaaataatttcatcgtaAATAAGATCATTAACTAAATACAGGGTAGATCTGTCATCTGacattatgtacatatatagaaCTGGGTGTCTCacgttctgaaataccgacctCGACAAAATTAGAATTTCTCACTTCCCCTGCGATCTGTTTCGGcgaatatagaaattacaaccATTGACTTAATCTGTGATGTGAATCACGTCTATTCTGTACATCACAGATAAGTAGatctatgtatttatatttactgtTGCAATTCGGCACAATGCACGCACGAGGCACCcttatcatacatttttttcgcAATCACAGTCACGATCATATATATGCTTTTGTTttctctctactctctactcaTTTCTCCTTTCTATTCGAATCAGGTTCAATTCGAATGTGTGGCAAGTGGGTGACCTAGCGATAGCTTTTGTCATCCGTCCCAAAGCGGCGTAGTGGTCGCTAGACGCGCATGTTTGTTGAGAGATTTTGTGGTAGCGCTATGCGATTAATGCACATCAAACACCATCAAATGATGACATCTCCCACCACCAAAAATTGAACGAGTTGCCGAATCTGTGTATACTAGCGCTAGTACCTCATCTATGACTATACGAACGATAATGTGATAAAGGTGCCCTAAAGGTAAAGAAACTTGCGACATAAAAATGCAGTGAGTGTTAGGTCTATCATGTATCTCGTTTGTACTAcaatttcaatataaaaaataattacacaatatagaaaataatatttaacattcTCAACTTCTAATGATTTAAACATATGTAACAAAATTATATtgaacatatacatatatgtatgcaaATAAAATGTATCTTTATGTTTATACTTAATTTATTGTTAATGCAAGATGATATTCGCTATTCATTAACAAACAAAAACTTAATTTCTAACGTGAAAATTATACAAATCTGTGACTTAATCTTGTACCTAAAATGAGTTTTATATCCTTAACCTTAAATTTAAACTTGAGgctattagaagaaaaataggacattaaacataaataaatgaattatgattcagaataaaatttaaccaaagaagaacatttttaatgattttatataaatatttaatttcatttatttgctTTTATAAATATGATACAATCCAAACTAAATGACAATCAAATTATTgtgtttattaataatttttttctgtGAAGATAACATGAATAATTTAACAGACGCACATTGGTTTCCCTTAACATCACAGGGAAATATTTATTCAATGACCAAATTGTGTTCTGTCAATGGTTCCAATAAGGTATTGGTGGCttctttaaaaagaaaaatatattcttgTGAATACCATTTGATGCCAAATCTACATTTAAGACCACTGGTTAAAGAACTACTTTTTACATACATTCCCAGTTTGTAATCTTAAATATTAACACTTTATCCAAAAACAATAGTTTTCTATATCTGATTAAAAGTTCCTATTTATTAGGTGGTGCAGAAATCATATCTATTGATGCTTATAATAAGTCTGACAGCGGTGATGGATTTGTGATAGGAATAACTATTTTGAAAGCAAGTACAGATACATCTGTAGAAAgatatctaaatatatatacagaAGGTGCCATAGATGGCGAAGGAGATGAAGGAAGTTCCATTGAAGCTATAGCACAAAATTGTCTTATGGTGGAATTAGCATATACACCGTACCATTTATATCATACTGTATTACCCCAACAAAATGTTCCTAATGaggtaattttttatattagtaatgatcttttaattatacttaaacaaatggaatttaagcaaatgatattttatgaatttatagcAGAATTATAACTTTTCCTAAGATTTTAGGTTGTTTGGTTACTCTCTGGCAGtgattataaaatacatatgaTCAGAGAAGATAAATTAAATCACAGTTACAGCGAATCACCTATTGAAAAGTACTTTCCTGAATTGCATGATATCCAAGGAATTGCAATATGGATTAATATTTACTATTATGATAATTACAATTGGTATGATATATGTGAAACGAATCTTTATGCATTAC harbors:
- the LOC117157050 gene encoding KICSTOR complex protein kaptin isoform X3, whose amino-acid sequence is MTIKLLCLLIIFFCEDNMNNLTDAHWFPLTSQGNIYSMTKLCSVNGSNKVLVASLKRKIYSCEYHLMPNLHLRPLVKELLFTYIPSGAEIISIDAYNKSDSGDGFVIGITILKASTDTSVERYLNIYTEGAIDGEGDEGSSIEAIAQNCLMVELAYTPYHLYHTVLPQQNVPNEVVWLLSGSDYKIHMIREDKLNHSYSESPIEKYFPELHDIQGIAIWINIYYYDNYNWRLTVIGCECGLVNVAITNVLELKVCRSWKLRYDRPVSSVSTFSLQNNSKSFLNDQKTKLNVLVVNTSNAVVFMDVLNNGMDEDITLNGSETSDCILCSCIADINMDGQNEILLGTYGQEVLIFCFINNSWELIIRKLFDAPVHSICYMDITNDGMKELIVLTQRGVHILQHNIMDVKDKWKKRYKKFLEENRI
- the LOC117157050 gene encoding KICSTOR complex protein kaptin isoform X1, which codes for MTIKLLCLLIIFFCEDNMNNLTDAHWFPLTSQGNIYSMTKLCSVNGSNKVLVASLKRKIYSCEYHLMPNLHLRPLVKELLFTYIPSGAEIISIDAYNKSDSGDGFVIGITILKASTDTSVERYLNIYTEGAIDGEGDEGSSIEAIAQNCLMVELAYTPYHLYHTVLPQQNVPNEVVWLLSGSDYKIHMIREDKLNHSYSESPIEKYFPELHDIQGIAIWINIYYYDNYNWRLTVIGCECGLVNVAITNVLELKVCRSWKLRYDRPVSSVSTFSLQNSIEKPSFLSSNNSKSFLNDQKTKLNVLVVNTSNAVVFMDVLNNGMDEDITLNGSETSDCILCSCIADINMDGQNEILLGTYGQEVLIFCFINNSWELIIRKLFDAPVHSICYMDITNDGMKELIVLTQRGVHILQHNIMDVKDKWKKRYKKFLEENRI
- the LOC117157050 gene encoding KICSTOR complex protein kaptin isoform X2: MTIKLLCLLIIFFCEDNMNNLTDAHWFPLTSQGNIYSMTKLCSVNGSNKVLVASLKRKIYSCEYHLMPNLHLRPLVKELLFTYIPKIISIDAYNKSDSGDGFVIGITILKASTDTSVERYLNIYTEGAIDGEGDEGSSIEAIAQNCLMVELAYTPYHLYHTVLPQQNVPNEVVWLLSGSDYKIHMIREDKLNHSYSESPIEKYFPELHDIQGIAIWINIYYYDNYNWRLTVIGCECGLVNVAITNVLELKVCRSWKLRYDRPVSSVSTFSLQNSIEKPSFLSSNNSKSFLNDQKTKLNVLVVNTSNAVVFMDVLNNGMDEDITLNGSETSDCILCSCIADINMDGQNEILLGTYGQEVLIFCFINNSWELIIRKLFDAPVHSICYMDITNDGMKELIVLTQRGVHILQHNIMDVKDKWKKRYKKFLEENRI
- the LOC117157050 gene encoding KICSTOR complex protein kaptin isoform X4, producing the protein MNNLTDAHWFPLTSQGNIYSMTKLCSVNGSNKVLVASLKRKIYSCEYHLMPNLHLRPLVKELLFTYIPSGAEIISIDAYNKSDSGDGFVIGITILKASTDTSVERYLNIYTEGAIDGEGDEGSSIEAIAQNCLMVELAYTPYHLYHTVLPQQNVPNEVVWLLSGSDYKIHMIREDKLNHSYSESPIEKYFPELHDIQGIAIWINIYYYDNYNWRLTVIGCECGLVNVAITNVLELKVCRSWKLRYDRPVSSVSTFSLQNSIEKPSFLSSNNSKSFLNDQKTKLNVLVVNTSNAVVFMDVLNNGMDEDITLNGSETSDCILCSCIADINMDGQNEILLGTYGQEVLIFCFINNSWELIIRKLFDAPVHSICYMDITNDGMKELIVLTQRGVHILQHNIMDVKDKWKKRYKKFLEENRI